Proteins from one Carassius auratus strain Wakin linkage group LG28B, ASM336829v1, whole genome shotgun sequence genomic window:
- the LOC113067479 gene encoding heme-binding protein 1-like — protein sequence MSGDNEQGEVMNTPVPIIFTVFPRDDGSLNRRLVAALRIPSSFQIAPPNPTDSSIRIEDRPGMTVYILYVNTVKPCSQQEL from the exons ATGAGTGGAGACAACGAACAAG GTGAGGTGATGAACACGCCCGTCCCCATCATCTTCACCGTGTTTCCTCGTGATGACGGCTCATTAAACCGCCGCCTGGTCGCCGCTCTGCGCATCCCATCATCCTTCCAGATCGCCCCCCCAAACCCAACCGACTCATCCATTCGCATCGAGGACCGTCCAGGCATGACCGTATACATCCTGTACGTTAACACAGTAAAGCCCTGCTCACAGCAAGAACTATAA